From a single Calothrix sp. NIES-2098 genomic region:
- a CDS encoding glycosyl hydrolase BNR repeat-containing protein: MSQVLIGTEKGLFQLASNNQVIRDESAPPTIKFLATSHGQVYALTLDDVLWSKKENEAWEIVNSKPVTEEVWSFAADSHVLERVYIGVSPALLYQSNDGGKNWKPCDSIRQIPGYETWTFPPPPHIPHVRSIASAPKAENGIYIGVEEGGIFRSDDQGQTWESLNEGLYWDVHTVVPANDGLRLYATTGNGFYRSDDGGHHWRHIKDGLERSYTVPCIASLQQPNLLFTAAAAGPPPTWGRGTNAALYRSLDGGEHWQKLEQGLPSKFDAMIRALIVDPEDRIFAAAGDELYMSQDLGESWQLLGKDLSNIRALAVV, translated from the coding sequence ATGTCTCAAGTTCTTATCGGTACAGAAAAAGGGCTTTTTCAGCTAGCCAGCAATAACCAGGTGATTCGCGATGAATCAGCACCGCCGACAATCAAATTTTTGGCGACTAGTCACGGTCAAGTTTATGCGTTGACTTTAGATGATGTACTTTGGTCGAAAAAAGAAAATGAAGCTTGGGAAATAGTTAACTCAAAACCAGTAACAGAAGAAGTATGGTCTTTTGCAGCTGATTCTCACGTTCTGGAGCGAGTTTATATAGGCGTGTCTCCAGCACTGCTATATCAAAGTAATGATGGTGGTAAAAATTGGAAACCTTGCGACTCTATCCGCCAGATTCCAGGTTATGAAACATGGACTTTTCCGCCACCTCCACATATTCCTCACGTTCGTTCTATAGCTTCAGCACCCAAAGCTGAAAATGGTATTTATATTGGAGTTGAAGAAGGCGGAATTTTTCGGAGTGACGACCAGGGTCAAACTTGGGAAAGCCTCAATGAAGGACTTTATTGGGATGTGCATACAGTCGTCCCAGCTAACGATGGCTTGCGGTTGTATGCAACGACTGGAAATGGTTTTTATCGCAGTGATGATGGCGGTCATCACTGGCGACATATCAAAGACGGACTAGAACGCAGTTACACAGTACCTTGTATTGCATCTTTGCAACAACCAAACCTATTATTTACTGCTGCGGCTGCTGGCCCACCACCAACTTGGGGACGGGGAACAAATGCGGCACTTTATCGTAGCTTAGATGGTGGCGAACACTGGCAAAAACTAGAACAGGGACTTCCATCAAAGTTCGATGCGATGATTCGAGCTTTAATTGTAGATCCAGAAGATAGAATTTTTGCGGCTGCTGGCGATGAGCTTTATATGAGTCAGGATTTAGGTGAAAGCTGGCAATTGTTAGGCAAAGATTTGTCTAATATTCGCGCATTAGCAGTGGTGTAA
- a CDS encoding transposase family protein, whose translation MQWKRENFYLYGLVEPLTGENFIWEFSHLNAACFQIFLEKFSANYAQDIHIIQLDNGAFHFSQHLQIPENIILLFQPPHTPQVNPIERLWEEVKRYLAWESFGALDELRQFIWKRLEKLNTSTIASITGWDFILDALFESNFS comes from the coding sequence ATGCAATGGAAGCGAGAAAATTTTTATTTATATGGATTGGTAGAACCATTAACTGGTGAGAATTTTATTTGGGAATTCTCTCATTTAAATGCAGCTTGTTTTCAGATTTTTCTAGAAAAATTCTCGGCTAATTATGCCCAAGATATACATATTATTCAGTTAGACAATGGTGCTTTTCATTTTAGTCAACATCTTCAGATACCAGAAAATATAATTTTGTTATTTCAACCCCCACATACACCGCAAGTTAATCCAATTGAGCGATTGTGGGAGGAAGTTAAAAGATATTTGGCGTGGGAAAGTTTTGGAGCGTTGGATGAATTAAGACAATTTATCTGGAAGCGTTTGGAGAAATTAAACACATCAACCATTGCTTCTATTACAGGTTGGGACTTTATTCTTGATGCTTTATTTGAATCAAATTTTTCGTGA